In a genomic window of Diabrotica undecimpunctata isolate CICGRU chromosome 2, icDiaUnde3, whole genome shotgun sequence:
- the LOC140434631 gene encoding uncharacterized protein — protein MFLNVNTVLFVVAIASLQTVICKPISSPGRQQRSPLTYYISTPSQSLLRNSRLRYNYQPIYSSSLNYPTIIGGSYYPGIGSPILGQYPGVIFQYPIYETVPIQGQIPIQPPISNLPAVPQGDGPPAGGVLLDDDTVSVDAAY, from the coding sequence gtcTTATTTGTCGTTGCAATTGCTTCATTGCAAACAGTCATTTGCAAACCAATATCATCTCCAGGAAGACAGCAGAGATCCCCACTGACTTACTATATTAGTACTCCAAGTCAGTCTTTACTTAGAAATTCTCGTTTAAGATACAACTATCAACCGATTTATTCTAGTTCGTTAAATTATCCAACCATAATAGGGGGAAGTTACTACCCAGGGATTGGTAGTCCTATTTTGGGACAGTATCCGGGAGTTATTTTTCAATATCCAATCTACGAGACGGTACCTATTCAAGGACAAATTCCAATTCAACCACCAATTTCAAATTTGCCAGCTGTACCACAAGGAGATGGGCCACCAGCTGGAGGAGTGCTTCTTGATGATGATACTGTTTCTGTAGATGCTGCTTATTAA